A genomic window from Salvia hispanica cultivar TCC Black 2014 chromosome 5, UniMelb_Shisp_WGS_1.0, whole genome shotgun sequence includes:
- the LOC125190369 gene encoding probable LRR receptor-like serine/threonine-protein kinase At2g23950, which translates to MSLSLILLLFFLTSALSFEPRNPEVEALTAIREGLNDPHGALTNWDEDSVDPCSWSMITCNSDNLVTALGAPSQGLSGSLSWMIANLTNLKQVLLQNNNISGRIPKELGYLPNLQTLDLSNNKLLGHIPQSFGFLNHLHYLRLNNNSLSGSVPLSLASLPQLAFLDLSFNNLSGPVPTFPTKSFNIQGNPQICGSHSSEKCSGSNLASPLAFSRTQSSGRTNSKRLGIALGVSLGFACVLIAVFGFLIWRRSKNTKQSILNLTDVQEDDLDLTRLGNLRNFTFKELQHATDNFSLKNILGVGGFGNVYRGKLGDGAVVAVKRLKDLTGTTGESQFRTELEMISLAVHRNLLRIIGYCATPNERLLVYPYMSNGSVASRLRGKPALDWTTRKKIAVGAARGLLYLHEQCDPKIIHRDVKAANVLLDEHYEAVVGDFGLAKLLDHGESHVTTAVRGTVGHIAPEYLSTGQSSEKTDVFGFGILLLELITGMRALEFGKSANQKGAMLEWVKRIQQEKKVEQMVDRELGMSYDEIEVGEMLQVALLCTQYLPAHRPKMSEVVRMLEGDGLAEKWAASHSFIHTTRSFSGKSKSHSHEELDHDQSSLFGMTNTMDDDYDAHCMELSGPR; encoded by the exons atgtctctctctctcattcttctcctcttcttcctcaccTCCGCCCTTTCTTTCGAACCTCGAAATCCTGAAG TTGAAGCTCTTACTGCAATAAGGGAAGGTCTGAATGATCCACATGGAGCTCTCACCAACTGGGATGAAGACTCCGTCGATCCTTGCAGCTGGTCCATGATTACTTGCAATTCCGACAACCTCGTCACTGCCCT AGGAGCGCCTAGCCAGGGATTATCAGGATCCTTGTCTTGGATGATTGCAAATCTCACAAATCTTAAACAAGT ATTGCTGCAAAACAACAATATCTCTGGGCGCATTCCCAAAGAGTTAGGCTATCTTCCAAATCTTCAAACCTTGGATCTCTCCAACAACAAGCTGCTTGGACATATCCCTCAATCCTTTGGTTTCTTGAATCATTTGCACTATCT GAGATTAAACAACAATAGCTTGAGTGGCTCTGTTCCTCTGTCCTTGGCCAGTCTTCCTCAACTTGCTTTCTT GGATTTGTCCTTCAACAATCTCAGTGGACCTGTGCCCACTTTTCCCACAAAATCATTTAA TATTCAGGGAAATCCTCAAATTTGTGGAAGCCACTCTTCTGAAAAATGTTCTGGATCTAATCTTGCTAGCCCCCTTGCATTTTCAAGAACTCAATCTTCAG GAAGAACCAACTCTAAGAGGCTAGGGATTGCACTAGGAGTGAGCCTAGGCTTTGCCTGTGTTCTAATCGCTGTGTTCGGGTTTCTCATCTGGAGAAGAAGCAAGAATACGAAGCAATCCATTTTAAATCTCACAG ATGTGCAAGAAGATGACCTTGATCTTACAAGATTAGGAAACCTTAGGAACTTTACATTCAAAGAGCTGCAGCATGCTACTGACAATTTCAGCTTGAAAAACATACTCGGGGTTGGAGGATTTGGCAATGTGTATCGAGGGAAGCTAGGAGATGGGGCCGTGGTGGCAGTGAAACGACTGAAAGACTTGACGGGAACTACAGGGGAATCACAGTTCAGAACTGAGCTAGAGATGATCAGTTTAGCAGTTCATCGCAATCTGCTTCGCATAATAGGCTACTGTGCCACCCCAAACGAGAGGCTTCTTGTGTATCCTTATATGTCTAATGGGAGCGTGGCATCCAGACTTAGAG GGAAACCGGCTCTAGATTGGACGACGAGGAAGAAGATTGCAGTGGGAGCTGCAAGGGGACTGCTGTATCTCCACGAGCAGTGTGATCCGAAGATAATCCACAGGGACGTGAAGGCTGCAAACGTGCTGCTAGACGAGCACTATGAGGCCGTAGTGGGTGATTTTGGGCTTGCAAAGCTGCTGGATCATGGCGAATCCCATGTGACCACAGCAGTACGTGGCACGGTTGGACACATTGCACCTGAGTACCTCTCCACGGGCCAGTCATCTGAGAAGACCGACGTCTTTGGCTTTGGCATCCTACTGTTGGAGCTCATCACCGGAATGAGAGCCCTTGAGTTTGGCAAATCAGCCAACCAGAAAGGAGCTATGCTAGAATGG GTTAAGAGAATACAGCAAGAAAAGAAAGTGGAGCAAATGGTAGACAGAGAGCTGGGGATGAGCTACGATGAGATCGAGGTAGGGGAGATGCTACAGGTAGCTCTGCTCTGCACACAGTACTTGCCAGCTCATCGTCCTAAGATGTCCGAGGTTGTAAGGATGCTTGAGGGCGATGGCCTGGCCGAGAAATGGGCAGCGTCCCACAGCTTCATTCATACCACTAGAAGCTTCTCAGGCAAGAGCAAGTCTCATTCCCATGAGGAGCTCGACCATGATCAGTCGAGCTTATTTGGGATGACGAACACCATGGATGACGACTATGATGCTCATTGCATGGAGCTTTCGGGTCCGAGGTAG
- the LOC125186271 gene encoding general transcription factor 3C polypeptide 5: MGAIEDGSISGVLPSRREAFVVHYPGYPSSVDRAIETLGGMQQILKARAEKPTKLELYFRPEDPYSHPVSGEHRPCTKFLLKFSKKKLKDTKNVTNHFGRTSADLLHRNEDILISETTDSTENIAQLNCESLLDSSEAKSQINNGPQEQLCADVVARVSEEYHFNGMVDYQHVLAVHANATRRKKRNFADMEPESGDPVDVDQDDLMILVPPLFSLKSKPQKMLLKQSGDLSLAKKQDTVVRKHSELEIDQCFAIDFNIKEIPKKVDWEKSIARDSDLWQWQTIVCELFEERPVWVKHSLAEHLLDRGVNVNEKVLKRLLFLTAYYFSNGPFMRFWIRKGYDPRKDPESRIYQRTDFRVPPPIRNYCDTNLMSGLKCRWKDICDFRVFPRKAQILLQFFELDDDYIQQEIRKPASHEICTPQTGWFTSQILDILRLRVALRFLSVYPETGAQSLLRSVTNRFERLKILHLTMMDKKAKEADKEVLETKDKETNDEVEVEVEVEDEDDEEDEMEDENLGEDVDIDEVLDMADPDRDFFLPDTYIENDNISKDYLQDLFGSFPFGSAGGNEMQDDPYDEEYQIYDQDSDGNLSNDED; encoded by the exons ATGGGGGCTATAGAAGATGGTTCGATTTCGGGTGTCCTACCCAGTCGCAGGGAGGCATTTGTAGTTCATTACCCTGGTTATCCTTCTTCTGTTGATCGTGCAATCGAAACTCTGGGAGGAATGCAACAGATTCTCAAG GCTCGTGCTGAGAAGCCAACCAAGTTAGAGCTGTATTTTCGGCCTGAAGATCCATATTCACATCCAGTTTCTGGGGAACATCGGCCCTGCACCAAATTCctgttgaaattttcaaaaaagaaactTAAGGACACGAAAAATGTTACGAACCATTTTGGACGTACCTCAGCAGATCTTCTTCATCGGAAtgaagatattttaatttccgAGACAACTGACTCTACAGAAAATATTGCCCAGCTCAACTGTGAATCTTTGTTGGATTCATCAGAAGCCAAGTCACAAATAAACAATGGACCTCAAGAGCAGCTTTGTGCTGATGTTGTCGCAAGGGTATCTGAGGAATACCACTTCAATG GAATGGTAGATTATCAACATGTTCTTGCTGTTCATGCCAATGCGACccgaagaaagaaaagaaacttCGCTGATATGGAACCTGAATCAG GCGATCCAGTGGATGTTGATCAGGATGATTTAATGATTTTAGTTCCACCACTCTTTTCATTGAAGAGTAAACCACAAAAAATGCT ATTAAAACAGTCTGGTGATCTGAGTTTGGCAAAGAAACAAGACACAGTTGTCCGCAAGCATTCTGAG TTGGAGATAGACCAATGTTTTGCCATTGACTTCAACATCAAAG AGATTCCAAAGAAAGTAGATTGGGAAAAATCCATAGCCAGGGATTCAGATCTATGGCAATGGCAGACAATTGTGTGTGAATTGTTTGAAGAACGTCCAGTATGGGTAAAACATTCATTAGCTGAACATTTACTTGACCGAGGTGTGAATGTCAATGAGAAAGTTCTCAAAAG ACTTCTTTTTCTGACGGCATATTATTTCTCAAATGGGCCATTCATGCGGTTCTGGATAAGAAAAGGATATGATCCCCGCAAGGATCCTGAATCTCGCAT ATACCAGAGGACAGACTTTCGAGTACCACCTCCAATAAGAAACTATTGTGATACCAACCTGATGTCTGG ATTGAAGTGCAGGTGGAAGGATATTTGCGATTTTCGAGTTTTCCCTCGTAAAGCACAAATTTTGTTGCAATTCTTTGAACTCGATGATGACTATATTCAACAAGAAATCAGAAAACCTGCCAGTCATGAAATCTGCACT CCGCAAACAGGTTGGTTCACGTCACAGATTCTTGACATCTTGCGATTACGTGTTGCTCTGAGATTTCTGTCAGTATATCCTGAGACTGGTGCACAATCCTTGTTGAGATCTGTTACTAATCGTTTTGAGAGATTGAAGATACTGCACCTTACTATGATGGATAAGAAGGCGAAAGAAGCTGATAAAG AAGTTTTAGAAACTAAAGATAAGGAAACTAATGATGAAGTCGAAGTTGAAGTTGAAgtcgaagatgaagatgatgaggAAGACGAAATGGAAGATGAAAATCTTGGTGAGGATGTGGATATAGATGAGGTGCTCGATATG GCTGATCCAGATAGGGACTTCTTCCTTCCTGATACAT ATATAGAAAACGATAATATCTCAAAGGACTATCTACAAGATCTTTTTGGTAGTTTTCCCTTTGGTTCTGCTGGGGGCAACGAAATGCAGGACGACCCCTATGACGAAGAATACCAAATTTATGATCAAGACAGTGATGGCAACTTATCCAATGACGAGGATTAG
- the LOC125187543 gene encoding protein SUPPRESSOR OF MAX2 1-like, which yields MRSGFSTIQQTLTPEASAVVSQSIAEARRRKHDQTTPLHVAAALLSSPSGYLRQACVRSHPNSSHPLQCRALELCFSVALERLPTAQGAAAPEPPVSNALMAALKRAQAHQRRGCPEQQQQPLLAVKVELDQLIISILDDPSVSRVMREASFSSPAVKAAIENAIAPKLFSNNPPQLSQNRNVYLNPRLLLNEEVKKVVEVMLRGQKRNPILVGDSEPEGVVRELLRKVESREFERDGIFKNVSVISMVKGVSVEEVGGILESRIRSGGVILDLGDLKWAVEQPMAVAEMGKVVARFKGDGGNKLWLIGTATCETYLRCQVYNSTMETDWDLQALPMAPRSLPTGAFPRIGAERLLSMPVEPLKGLPPLSRRIFESSNSSERAPCCPQCSENYEKEAAKLTTVHKSFTEASLPPWLQNAKLNTSDASQGLVSKQRVQELQRKWRDICLHLHPNFHGCRPTLSMASLHSPNLLTPPSLHLTLQGAKSLQLNTDQATHSPPGSPVRTDLVLGRKGTICEDQARDLLDCVSFQPRTKPLDKLSSTLDADVYKKLLKGLMEKAWWQAEAASKVASTITSCRSGNGRRRGAASRGDIWLLFTGPDRAGKKKMAAVIAEQICGTNPFMICLGMRRDDEEQEANFRGRTAIDRIAEVVWRNPFSVIMLQDIDEADILFLGSIKRAIERGRIADSNGREVSLGNAIFILTGDWSATNAEALRDARFVDEKKLAATAGGSWRLGLVVREKTSKRRASWLQDVDHDYDDGRPMKPRREAACGLSLDLNLAAGDAEDDRTDGSHNSSDLTIDHEEEFSHANQHISVTSVPHDLLNNVDESVVFKAVDSAFTRTEIKKAIASKFSTTVDENLSLEIEDDVLDMILGGLWHDKTSLQEWIEKVLEPSFGQLKPRVSGSGQSGAVVVHLGVESDSDSRGRSRNRGDWLPSSILV from the exons ATGAGATCAGGATTCAGCACGATTCAGCAGACGCTGACGCCGGAGGCGTCCGCCGTCGTGAGCCAGTCCATCGCGGAGGCGCGGCGGCGGAAGCACGACCAGACGACGCCGCTCCACGTGGCGGCGGCGCTGCTGTCGTCGCCGTCGGGGTATCTCCGGCAGGCGTGCGTCCGGTCCCACCCGAACTCGAGCCACCCTTTGCAGTGCCGCGCGCTCGAGCTCTGCTTCAGCGTGGCGCTGGAGCGGCTCCCCACGGCGCAGGGCGCGGCGGCGCCGGAGCCGCCGGTGTCGAACGCGCTGATGGCGGCGCTGAAGCGGGCGCAGGCGCACCAGCGGCGGGGGTGCCcggagcagcagcagcagccacTCCTGGCGGTGAAGGTGGAGCTGGATCAGCTGATCATCTCCATCTTAGACGACCCCAGCGTGAGCCGCGTCATGAGGGAAGCCAGCTTCTCCAGCCCCGCCGTCAAGGCCGCGATTGAGAACGCCATCGCCCCCAAATTGTTCTCTAATAATCCGCCTCAGCTGTCGCAGAATCGGAACGTCTATTTGAATCCGCGCCTGCTGCTAAACGAGGAGGTGAAGAAGGTGGTGGAGGTTATGCTGAGGGGGCAGAAAAGGAACCCGATTCTCGTGGGGGATTCGGAGCCGGAGGGGGTGGTGAGGGAGTTGCTGAGGAAGGTGGAGAGCAGGGAGTTTGAGAGGGATGGGATTTTCAAGAATGTAAGTGTGATTTCAATGGTGAAGGGGGTTTCAGTGGAGGAGGTGGGAGGGATTTTGGAGAGCAGGATTAGGAGTGGAGGGGTGATTCTTGATTTGGGTGATCTGAAATGGGCGGTGGAGCAGCCGATGGCGGTGGCGGAGATGGGGAAGGTGGTTGCAAGATTCAAGGGAGACGGTGGTAATAAGCTTTGGTTGATTGGGACTGCAACTTGTGAGACTTATTTGAGGTGCCAAGTTTATAATTCTACAATGGAGACTGATTGGGATCTTCAAGCATTGCCGATGGCTCCGAGATCGCTGCCCACCGGGGCTTTTCCGAG AATTGGAGCTGAGAGACTTTTGAGTATGCCAGTGGAGCCTCTGAAGGGTCTTCCTCCATTAAGTAGGCGCATATTTGAGAGCTCCAATTCATCTGAACGAGCCCCCTGCTGCCCTCAGTGTTCGGAGAATTATGAGAAGGAGGCGGCCAAGCTCACCACGGTTCACAAGTCGTTCACGGAAGCATCACTGCCACCATGGTTGCAAAATGCCAAACTCAATACTAGTGATGCTTCACAA GGACTTGTCTCCAAGCAGAGAGTTCAAGAATTGCAGAGGAAATGGAGGGATATATGTTTGCATCTTCATCCCAACTTCCACGGTTGCAGACCAACGCTCTCTATGGCAAGCTTGCATAGTCCGAACCTTCTCACACCACCATCGCTCCACCTTACGCTGCAGGGAGCAAAGTCCTTGCAGCTCAACACTGATCAAGCTACTCATAGCCCTCCAGGAAGTCCTGTGAGGACTGATCTTGTTCTTGGACGAAAAGGTACCATTTGTGAAGATCAAGCTAGAGACTTATTGGATTGTGTCTCGTTCCAACCACGGACAAAGCCACTCGATAAATTATCTAGCACTTTGGATGCGGATGTGTACAAGAAACTGCTTAAGGGCCTCATGGAGAAGGCGTGGTGGCAGGCAGAGGCAGCCTCCAAGGTGGCCTCTACCATTACGAGTTGCAGATCAGGCAATGGGAGACGTCGGGGGGCTGCATCGAGAGGGGATATATGGCTGTTGTTTACAGGTCCTGATAGGGctgggaagaagaagatggcaGCAGTGATAGCTGAGCAGATTTGTGGGACTAATCCTTTCATGATATGTCTTGGCATGCGACGAGATGATGAAGAACAAGAGGCTAACTTCCGAGGTAGAACAGCCATTGACCGGATAGCAGAGGTGGTCTGGAGGAATCCATTTTCGGTGATCATGCTTCAAGACATCGACGAAGCGGACATACTGTTCCTAGGGAGCATCAAACGTGCCATTGAGAGGGGCCGGATTGCTGATTCTAATGGCCGCGAGGTCAGCCTTGGCAATGCCATCTTCATCCTCACTGGCGACTGGTCAGCAACGAATGCTGAAGCTCTAAGAGATGCCAGATTTGTAGATGAAAAGAAGCTTGCTGCCACAGCCGGAGGCAGTTGGCGGTTAGGCCTAGTTGTGAGGGAGAAAACAAGCAAACGCCGTGCTAGTTGGTTGCAGGACGTTGATCATGATTATGATGATGGTAGGCCGATGAAGCCACGGAGAGAGGCTGCGTGTGGTCTCTCGTTGGACTTGAATCTCGCAGCTGGAGACGCAGAGGATGATCGAACGGATGGCTCTCATAACTCGAGCGACCTCACTATCGATCACGAGGAGGAGTTCAGCCATGCCAACCAGCATATTTCAGTTACATCAGTTCCTCATGATCTTCTCAACAATGTGGATGAGTCTGTCGTGTTCAAGGCCGTCGACTCTGCCTTCACTCGGACAGAGATCAAGAAGGCGATCGcctcaaaattttcaactacGGTGGACGAAAACTTGTCTTTAGAGATAGAAGATGATGTGCTAGACATGATCCTAGGAGGCCTATGGCATGATAAGACCAGTTTGCAGGAATGGATTGAGAAGGTTCTAGAACCGAGCTTCGGTCAGCTCAAGCCCCGGGTATCGGGTAGTGGCCAGAGTGGCGCTGTGGTGGTCCATCTTGGGGTCGAATCGGACTCCGACAGCCGTGGGCGGAGCAGGAACAGGGGAGATTGGTTGCCTAGTAGCATCTTAGTATGA